In Chitinivibrionales bacterium, the genomic stretch GTAATTACTTCCCACTCAGCACGCGCATGCCGGTATTGCCGGCATGAATATAATAAGCATTTTCTACAAGGGATTTAAAGGGGATTGGACAATCCCCTTTCCTTCATATCAACAAATTGAGCACAAACGAACTTTTGTACATTATGCGATTATTCTAAAAATTCTGCGCCTCTACAATAAATTAATTGCCCAAAACTAAATTTTACAAAAAACTAACATAAAAGTATTGAAATTTTAATCCCAATATGTTATATTTAACATTCAGTCTAAAAATTTAACACAAGAGTCAGAAATATGGACCCTAAGGTAAATCGGCGGCAGACAATCCTTGATGCTAAGAAGGGGCTTATCCTCGATGCGGCACGACGAGTATTCGCCGAGCGGGGATATCATGAAACCAGTATCGAACATATTGCCAGGGAAGCCGGTTTTTCAAAGCCGTCACTCTACAACTATTATAAAGATAAGGAAGATATCTTTCTTCAGCTCTCATTGCGGGAGATCGACATCCTTCTCAGTAAAATGAATGCCAACTGTGATGATTCATTTTCGTCGATGAAAAATCTCGAAGGCATGATTCGGGCGGTATTCGACACGTTTGGTGAGCATTTTTATTTCATGCTTACCCTCTCGCATTTTCCTCTGGTTGTTCTGGCTCATCACGAGAATTCTCAGGAACTCCACCGGCAGTTTGCATCCCGGCTGATGCGTATTGTCGGAAAATTGACCTCGGTAATTGCCCGGGGCAGGGAAAAGGGAGAAATTAACACGACGGTGAACGATGAAAATTGTGCACGCTACATTACGGGAATGATAAAATCGGTATTTGTCCACTGGCGAATGAACGAAAAAATGGGAGATGCAGAGCAGGAGATTGCCCATATAATGACTTTTATTTCTCAGGGAGTGTTGTTCTATGAAAGCAGGTAAAGAGGTGCACAATTGCAGCGCGAAAAGAGTGGTTGGAA encodes the following:
- a CDS encoding TetR family transcriptional regulator, producing MDPKVNRRQTILDAKKGLILDAARRVFAERGYHETSIEHIAREAGFSKPSLYNYYKDKEDIFLQLSLREIDILLSKMNANCDDSFSSMKNLEGMIRAVFDTFGEHFYFMLTLSHFPLVVLAHHENSQELHRQFASRLMRIVGKLTSVIARGREKGEINTTVNDENCARYITGMIKSVFVHWRMNEKMGDAEQEIAHIMTFISQGVLFYESR